In a genomic window of Nodosilinea sp. E11:
- a CDS encoding beta-ketoacyl-ACP synthase, with translation MSRQNLKGQRVVVSGLGLVTALGTTAASTWEGLLAGKSGIHMGQPFSELPPRPLAMVGNAPADLEDLLGLAVAEAIADAHLDLPLPDCGVVIGSSRSFQSRWERMARQPDWAGNPWLESLPHMGAIAVARQIQSLGPVLAPMAACATGLTAIFQGYELVRRGQCDRAIVGAAEAPITPLTLAGFEQLGALATTGCYPFDPEREGLALGEGAAVLVLESEAAWRARSGPPPYGHILGAGLSADAYHRTAPDPELRGSRLALKNCLYYSGLNPDQVGYIHAHGTGTQLNDDHEVRLIESGFAQLPWMSSTKGATGHTLGASGAIGAALCLLALRHGVLPPNVGDRGKSIYPNLVIEPTATVLNAALCFSFGFGGQNGVLALGRKQP, from the coding sequence CTGAGTAGGCAGAACCTCAAGGGGCAGCGGGTTGTTGTCAGCGGATTGGGGTTGGTCACAGCCCTGGGTACTACAGCAGCTTCGACCTGGGAGGGTTTGCTGGCGGGGAAATCGGGCATTCATATGGGGCAGCCGTTCTCGGAGCTACCGCCTCGCCCTTTGGCCATGGTGGGCAATGCGCCCGCCGATTTGGAGGATTTGCTGGGGTTGGCGGTGGCCGAGGCGATCGCCGATGCCCACTTAGATCTACCTCTGCCAGACTGTGGCGTGGTGATTGGCTCTAGCCGCAGCTTTCAAAGTCGCTGGGAGCGTATGGCCCGTCAGCCCGACTGGGCCGGGAATCCTTGGCTGGAGTCGTTGCCCCATATGGGGGCGATCGCCGTTGCCCGCCAGATCCAATCCCTCGGTCCGGTGCTGGCTCCGATGGCGGCCTGTGCCACGGGGCTGACAGCAATCTTTCAGGGCTACGAATTGGTGCGGCGGGGGCAGTGCGATCGCGCCATTGTCGGTGCCGCCGAAGCGCCCATTACACCGCTCACCCTGGCGGGCTTTGAGCAGCTAGGGGCGCTAGCCACCACGGGCTGCTATCCCTTTGACCCAGAGCGAGAAGGGCTGGCACTGGGGGAAGGGGCAGCGGTGCTGGTGCTGGAATCGGAGGCGGCTTGGCGGGCGCGATCGGGGCCACCTCCCTATGGCCACATTCTGGGGGCTGGGTTGAGTGCCGACGCCTACCACCGCACCGCCCCAGACCCAGAGCTGAGGGGTAGCCGTTTGGCCCTAAAGAATTGTCTCTATTACAGCGGCCTAAACCCGGATCAGGTGGGCTATATTCACGCCCACGGCACAGGTACCCAGCTCAACGATGACCACGAGGTACGGCTGATCGAGTCGGGGTTTGCTCAGCTGCCGTGGATGAGTTCGACTAAGGGAGCGACGGGGCATACGCTGGGAGCCTCGGGGGCGATCGGTGCGGCGCTGTGTCTGCTGGCGCTGCGGCACGGAGTGCTGCCGCCGAATGTGGGCGATCGCGGCAAGAGTATTTATCCCAACCTAGTGATAGAACCAACTGCCACAGTGTTGAACGCGGCTCTGTGCTTTAGCTTTGGCTTTGGGGGTCAGAATGGGGTGCTGGCTTTAGGGCGAAAGCAGCCCTAG
- a CDS encoding peptidylprolyl isomerase yields MRPFTLALAAALTLWLGACTNSANLETPTGDASPAPGVADVAAAPSGLPVLDGTATVEMVVNGSPIVMELDGANAPITAGNFVDLVNRGVYDDLVFHRVVRDPQPFVAQGGDPQSKDPNVPAQQLGTGSFVDPDTQAPRYVPLEIKPAGAAEPIYSQTFEEARIAETPELPHTRGAVAMARSQAVDSASAQFYITLAELPFLDGSYAVFGYVTSGMDVVDAIQQGDRIESARVIDGLENLRTE; encoded by the coding sequence ATGCGCCCTTTTACCCTGGCCCTGGCGGCTGCACTCACCCTCTGGCTGGGTGCCTGCACCAATTCCGCCAATCTGGAAACACCGACTGGCGATGCGTCCCCGGCCCCTGGGGTGGCAGACGTAGCGGCAGCTCCATCTGGTCTGCCGGTGTTAGACGGCACCGCCACGGTGGAAATGGTGGTGAACGGCAGCCCGATTGTGATGGAGCTAGACGGTGCCAATGCCCCTATTACCGCCGGTAACTTTGTGGACTTGGTCAATCGGGGTGTGTACGACGACCTGGTGTTTCACCGGGTGGTGCGCGACCCCCAGCCTTTTGTGGCCCAGGGCGGCGACCCCCAGAGCAAAGACCCCAATGTGCCCGCCCAACAGCTGGGGACCGGCAGCTTTGTCGATCCTGACACCCAGGCCCCTCGCTACGTGCCGTTAGAAATTAAGCCTGCTGGGGCAGCAGAACCGATCTATAGCCAGACCTTTGAAGAGGCTCGGATTGCAGAAACCCCTGAATTGCCCCACACGCGCGGCGCGGTGGCGATGGCGCGATCGCAGGCGGTAGACTCGGCCTCGGCTCAGTTCTATATCACCCTGGCGGAGCTGCCCTTTTTGGACGGCAGCTATGCGGTGTTTGGCTACGTCACCAGCGGCATGGATGTAGTGGATGCCATTCAACAGGGCGATCGCATCGAGTCAGCGCGGGTAATCGACGGGCTGGAGAATCTCAGGACTGAGTAG
- a CDS encoding alpha/beta hydrolase gives MTTGVSPQHNFLSTNGVRLHYVRQGQGPLMLFLHGFPEFWYSWRHQLNAFAADYTCVALDLRGYNDSDKPEGLDAYRLDVLVDDVRGAIEALGYDRAILVGHDWGGAIAWAFAYTYPQLLESLIVMNIPHPAKFAEGLRTPQQLIKSWYIGLFQLPLLPELLLQAGNYWLIEQALRGMAIDKSTFSDADLDRYKTAAAKPGALTAMVNYYRAFALSGQWQQSWGVLAVPTLMIWGEDDAALGKELSTGTEAYVSNLRLRYIPQCSHWVQQERPQQVNAFITEFLALQP, from the coding sequence ATGACAACAGGAGTCAGCCCCCAGCACAATTTCCTCAGCACCAACGGCGTGCGCCTACACTATGTGCGCCAGGGTCAGGGGCCACTGATGCTCTTTCTCCACGGCTTTCCAGAGTTTTGGTACTCCTGGCGGCACCAACTCAACGCCTTTGCCGCCGACTACACCTGCGTTGCCCTCGATCTGCGTGGTTACAACGACAGCGATAAGCCCGAAGGGCTAGACGCCTACCGCCTAGATGTTCTGGTAGACGATGTGCGCGGCGCAATTGAGGCCCTTGGATACGATCGCGCCATTCTCGTAGGCCATGACTGGGGGGGCGCGATCGCCTGGGCCTTTGCCTACACCTACCCCCAACTACTTGAGTCCCTGATCGTGATGAACATTCCCCATCCGGCGAAGTTTGCCGAGGGGCTGCGGACCCCCCAGCAGCTGATAAAAAGCTGGTACATTGGCCTCTTTCAGCTACCACTACTGCCCGAACTGCTGCTGCAAGCGGGCAACTACTGGCTGATCGAGCAGGCTCTGCGGGGTATGGCGATTGACAAGAGCACCTTTAGCGATGCCGACCTAGACCGTTACAAAACCGCCGCTGCCAAACCCGGTGCCCTCACCGCCATGGTCAACTACTACCGGGCCTTTGCCCTCAGTGGCCAGTGGCAACAGTCTTGGGGTGTGCTCGCAGTGCCGACACTGATGATTTGGGGCGAAGACGATGCCGCCCTCGGCAAAGAACTCTCCACCGGCACCGAAGCATACGTCAGCAATCTACGACTGCGATACATTCCCCAGTGCAGCCACTGGGTGCAGCAAGAGAGACCCCAGCAGGTCAACGCTTTCATAACCGAATTTCTCGCCCTGCAACCCTGA
- a CDS encoding DUF72 domain-containing protein encodes MAGNYFTGCAVWAFKDWVGDFYPKGSKAGDFLRLYGDRMTAVEGNTTFYSMPDAKTVERWAATMPPGFRFCPKLPRAFSHQGKLVPFIDASHQFLQTLTPLGEQLGPLFIQLPPTYSPEQLGDLREFLSHWPRQTHPIAVEVRHLGWFADPYAARLNQMLTSLGVGRVLLDTRPIYDCINTPDDDPQIGSERKKPRVPLQPEVTAPFTIVRYISHPDLTYNQPYFDEWVPRLHQWLGSGTDIYFFAHCPQEAKSPAVAREVYHRLQQVGAKLPELLWDRAEKQRAEDDDAPAQLSLFG; translated from the coding sequence ATGGCGGGGAATTACTTTACCGGGTGTGCGGTGTGGGCGTTTAAAGACTGGGTGGGTGATTTTTATCCCAAAGGCAGCAAAGCGGGGGATTTTTTGCGGCTCTATGGCGATCGCATGACCGCCGTTGAAGGCAATACCACCTTCTACTCTATGCCCGACGCCAAAACCGTTGAGCGCTGGGCGGCGACCATGCCCCCAGGGTTTCGGTTTTGCCCCAAGCTGCCCCGCGCCTTTTCCCACCAAGGCAAGCTGGTGCCCTTTATCGACGCATCTCACCAGTTTCTTCAGACCCTCACTCCCCTGGGCGAGCAACTGGGGCCGTTGTTCATTCAGCTGCCGCCCACCTACAGCCCCGAGCAGCTGGGCGACCTGCGAGAATTTTTGTCCCACTGGCCCCGGCAAACTCACCCCATTGCCGTGGAGGTGCGCCACCTGGGCTGGTTTGCCGACCCCTACGCCGCTCGACTCAATCAAATGCTCACCAGCCTGGGGGTGGGCCGGGTACTGCTCGATACCCGCCCGATCTACGACTGCATCAACACCCCTGACGACGACCCGCAGATTGGTTCAGAGCGCAAGAAACCCAGGGTGCCCCTCCAGCCCGAGGTGACTGCTCCCTTCACCATCGTTCGCTACATCAGCCACCCCGATCTGACCTACAACCAGCCCTACTTTGACGAATGGGTGCCCCGACTGCACCAGTGGCTAGGGTCGGGCACAGATATCTATTTCTTTGCCCACTGCCCCCAGGAGGCCAAGTCGCCTGCGGTGGCCCGCGAGGTCTATCACCGACTACAGCAGGTGGGGGCCAAGCTGCCCGAGCTACTGTGGGATCGGGCCGAAAAGCAAAGGGCTGAGGACGACGATGCCCCAGCCCAGCTCAGTTTGTTTGGATGA
- a CDS encoding aminotransferase class I/II-fold pyridoxal phosphate-dependent enzyme — protein sequence MLDQSQTPILSALQASSQRPHAAFYAPGHKRGQGASLRLRELLGEAALAADLPELPELDNLFAPEGVILEAQELAAEAFGADRTYFLANGSTCGIEAAILATCGPGDKIIVPRNAHRSVVAGLVLAGAMPVFVAPEYSSDLGLVLGVKAETVAAALAHHPDTRAVLLVSPTYHGVCSDVGAIAALAHSHGIPLLIDEAHGPHFAFHPDLPTPALALGADLVVQSTHKVLGALSQAAMLHTRGNRLAQPRLQAALQLTQSTSPNALLLASLDAARHQMATEGKALLSNTLDLAQQLRRELAAIPGLGVMDTAVTAFSSVSDLDLTRLTVDVSGLGLTGLEADDILHNELGVTAELPELRHLTFIVSLGNALEDVRHGIAGFQTLAEQSAGQSAGHLAAVNTGWQQLPIEQDVSFTLPVVSPREAFFAAIETVGASAALGRISADTISAYPPGIPAIVAGELIGEAAIANLTVIKQQGGYVTGGDAPEKFRVLA from the coding sequence ATGCTCGATCAGTCGCAAACCCCTATTCTCTCGGCGTTGCAGGCCAGTAGCCAACGGCCCCATGCGGCGTTTTATGCGCCGGGGCACAAGCGGGGGCAGGGGGCATCCCTTCGGCTGAGAGAATTACTGGGGGAAGCCGCGCTGGCGGCGGATTTGCCCGAGCTGCCGGAGTTGGACAATCTGTTTGCCCCAGAGGGCGTCATTCTTGAGGCGCAAGAACTAGCTGCTGAGGCCTTTGGAGCCGATCGCACCTACTTTCTTGCCAATGGTTCGACCTGCGGCATTGAGGCGGCCATTCTCGCCACCTGCGGTCCGGGGGACAAAATTATCGTGCCGCGCAACGCCCATCGCTCGGTGGTGGCGGGGCTGGTGCTGGCGGGGGCCATGCCGGTGTTTGTGGCTCCAGAATACAGCTCAGACCTGGGTTTGGTGCTGGGGGTAAAGGCCGAAACGGTGGCCGCTGCCCTGGCCCACCACCCTGACACCCGCGCGGTGTTGCTGGTGTCGCCCACGTACCACGGGGTTTGCTCGGATGTGGGGGCGATCGCAGCCCTAGCCCATTCCCACGGCATTCCCCTCCTCATCGATGAGGCCCACGGCCCCCACTTCGCCTTTCACCCCGACCTGCCCACCCCGGCGCTGGCTCTGGGGGCTGACCTGGTAGTGCAGTCAACCCACAAGGTGCTGGGGGCGCTGAGCCAGGCGGCGATGCTCCACACGCGGGGAAACCGCCTGGCTCAGCCCCGTCTGCAAGCGGCCCTCCAGCTTACCCAATCCACCAGTCCCAATGCTTTATTGCTGGCGTCGCTCGATGCGGCCCGTCACCAAATGGCGACTGAGGGCAAGGCGCTACTGTCTAACACCCTAGATCTAGCCCAGCAACTGCGAAGGGAACTGGCGGCAATCCCCGGTTTGGGGGTGATGGACACGGCGGTGACCGCTTTCTCTAGCGTCAGCGATCTAGACTTGACCCGGCTGACGGTGGATGTGTCGGGCCTGGGGCTAACGGGGCTAGAGGCCGATGACATTCTCCACAACGAACTGGGCGTTACCGCTGAGCTACCGGAGCTGCGGCACCTGACGTTCATCGTCAGTCTGGGCAATGCTCTGGAGGATGTGCGGCATGGTATAGCAGGCTTTCAAACCCTGGCAGAGCAATCTGCTGGGCAATCTGCTGGACACCTGGCGGCCGTGAACACAGGGTGGCAACAACTCCCGATCGAACAAGATGTGTCCTTCACCCTGCCCGTGGTGTCGCCCCGCGAGGCGTTCTTTGCTGCGATCGAAACCGTTGGCGCTAGCGCTGCTCTGGGTCGCATTAGTGCCGATACGATTTCGGCCTACCCCCCTGGCATACCGGCTATTGTGGCGGGGGAACTGATTGGCGAAGCTGCGATCGCCAATCTCACTGTTATCAAACAGCAGGGCGGCTATGTGACCGGCGGCGATGCCCCAGAAAAATTCCGGGTCTTAGCCTGA
- a CDS encoding photosystem I assembly protein Ycf4, whose translation MTASISSTQPQLLQRTVLGARRLSNIFWATVLTLGGLGFALAGASSYLKKNLLPFADPTQLVFIPQGIAMGFYGVVAIGLATFLWVVIALNVGGGYNSFDKDSNRLQIVRHGFWGENRLIEIEHPLQEVTAVRVAIKEGLNPKRTLYLRIKGRPDIPLTRVGQPIPLADLENQGAELARFLQVPLEGL comes from the coding sequence ATGACCGCCTCCATTTCTTCGACTCAACCTCAGCTTTTGCAGCGCACTGTGCTGGGAGCCCGTCGCCTGAGCAATATTTTCTGGGCTACGGTGCTAACCCTGGGTGGGCTAGGCTTTGCCCTGGCCGGAGCCTCTAGCTACCTGAAAAAAAATCTGCTGCCCTTTGCCGACCCCACCCAGCTGGTGTTTATTCCCCAAGGAATTGCCATGGGCTTTTACGGGGTAGTCGCGATCGGGCTAGCGACCTTTCTGTGGGTGGTGATTGCCCTGAACGTAGGTGGTGGCTACAACAGTTTTGATAAAGACAGCAATCGACTTCAGATCGTGCGCCACGGGTTTTGGGGCGAAAATCGTCTGATTGAAATCGAGCATCCTCTACAAGAAGTGACGGCAGTTCGGGTAGCCATCAAGGAAGGGCTCAATCCCAAACGTACCCTCTACCTGCGGATTAAAGGGCGGCCCGATATTCCTCTAACCCGTGTTGGGCAGCCGATTCCGCTAGCTGACCTAGAGAATCAGGGGGCTGAACTGGCGCGGTTTTTGCAGGTGCCCTTAGAAGGGCTGTAG
- the psbC gene encoding photosystem II reaction center protein CP43, whose protein sequence is MVTLSSNSYIAGRDQESTGFAWWSGNARLINLSGKLLGAHVAHAGLIVFWAGAMTLFEVAHFVPDKPLYEQGFILLPHLATLGWGVGPGGEVINTFPYFVVGVLHLISSAVLGLGGVYHALRGPEVLEEYSSFFGYDWKDKNQMTNIIGYHLILLGCGALLLVLKACVFGGVYDTWAPGGGDVRVITNPTLNPAVIFGYLLGSPFGGDGWIVGVNNMEDIIGGHIWVGLICIGGGIWHILTKPFGWARRALIWSGEAYLSYSLGALSLMGFIASCYVWFNNTAYPSEFYGPTNAESSQAQAMTFLVRDMRLGANIGAAQGPTGLGKYLMRSPTGEIIFGGETMRFWDFQGPWLEPLRGPNGLDLDKLTNDIQDWQVRRAAEYMTHAPNASINSVGGVITEINSVNFVNPRQWLSTSHFVLGFFFLIGHLWHAGRARAAEAGFEKGIDRESEPVLAMGDLD, encoded by the coding sequence GTGGTAACGCTCTCTAGCAACTCGTATATTGCTGGGCGCGACCAAGAATCTACCGGCTTTGCCTGGTGGTCTGGTAACGCTCGCTTGATTAATTTATCTGGCAAGCTGCTGGGTGCCCACGTGGCCCACGCTGGTCTGATTGTGTTCTGGGCAGGGGCTATGACCCTGTTCGAAGTCGCTCACTTTGTTCCCGATAAGCCTCTGTATGAGCAGGGCTTTATTCTGTTGCCTCACCTGGCCACTCTGGGCTGGGGCGTTGGCCCTGGCGGTGAAGTGATCAACACCTTCCCCTACTTTGTGGTTGGTGTACTTCACCTGATTTCCTCCGCTGTGCTGGGTCTCGGTGGTGTTTACCACGCCCTACGCGGCCCCGAAGTACTGGAAGAGTATTCTTCCTTCTTCGGCTACGACTGGAAAGACAAGAACCAGATGACCAACATCATCGGCTACCACCTGATTCTGCTGGGTTGTGGTGCGCTGTTGCTGGTGCTGAAGGCCTGTGTCTTTGGCGGTGTTTACGACACCTGGGCACCGGGCGGTGGCGACGTGCGCGTCATCACCAACCCCACCCTCAACCCCGCTGTGATCTTTGGCTACTTGCTAGGGTCTCCCTTTGGTGGCGACGGCTGGATCGTCGGCGTCAACAACATGGAAGACATCATTGGTGGCCACATCTGGGTTGGCCTGATCTGCATTGGCGGCGGCATCTGGCACATTCTGACCAAGCCTTTCGGCTGGGCGCGACGCGCGCTGATTTGGTCGGGTGAAGCTTACCTGTCCTACAGCCTCGGTGCTCTGTCGCTGATGGGCTTTATCGCCTCCTGCTACGTGTGGTTCAACAACACCGCTTATCCCTCTGAGTTCTACGGCCCCACCAACGCCGAGTCGTCTCAGGCTCAAGCGATGACCTTCCTGGTGCGCGACATGCGCCTGGGTGCCAACATCGGTGCAGCCCAAGGCCCCACCGGTCTAGGTAAGTACCTGATGCGCTCGCCTACCGGTGAGATCATCTTCGGCGGTGAAACCATGCGCTTCTGGGACTTCCAAGGTCCCTGGTTGGAGCCCCTGCGTGGCCCCAACGGCCTTGACCTCGACAAGCTAACCAACGACATCCAAGATTGGCAGGTGCGCCGCGCTGCTGAGTATATGACTCACGCGCCCAACGCCTCGATCAACTCGGTGGGTGGTGTGATCACTGAAATTAACTCCGTTAACTTCGTGAACCCCCGCCAGTGGCTGTCGACCTCCCACTTTGTGCTGGGCTTCTTCTTCCTGATTGGCCACCTCTGGCATGCTGGTCGCGCCCGCGCGGCGGAAGCAGGCTTCGAGAAGGGTATCGATCGCGAATCTGAACCCGTGCTTGCTATGGGCGACCTCGACTAA
- a CDS encoding histidine phosphatase family protein has product MTKQLILFRHGKSNWDASYGRDRDRPVAERGIAAAKAMGKLLAAAGKVPDLAITSSAVRARTTLELAAEAGGWSCPQAVTDDLYEASIKQVLEILHQLPNHHRSVMLVGHQPTWSDAITYFMGGGTVHMPTAAMACLEFEVATWPQVEAGRGTLLWLMPPRLIVSE; this is encoded by the coding sequence ATGACCAAACAACTCATTCTCTTTCGCCACGGCAAATCTAACTGGGATGCCAGCTATGGTCGCGATCGCGATCGCCCGGTGGCCGAGAGAGGCATAGCTGCCGCCAAAGCCATGGGCAAACTGCTGGCAGCAGCCGGCAAAGTACCTGATTTAGCCATCACCTCGTCGGCGGTGCGGGCTCGCACTACCCTAGAACTAGCCGCAGAAGCCGGAGGCTGGAGCTGCCCCCAAGCCGTCACCGACGACCTCTACGAAGCATCGATTAAGCAGGTGCTAGAGATCCTTCACCAACTGCCTAACCACCACCGTTCTGTCATGCTGGTTGGCCATCAACCGACCTGGTCCGACGCCATCACTTACTTTATGGGGGGTGGTACGGTGCACATGCCCACAGCGGCCATGGCCTGTCTCGAGTTTGAGGTTGCCACCTGGCCACAGGTCGAAGCGGGCCGGGGCACGCTGCTATGGCTCATGCCTCCCCGGTTGATTGTTAGCGAGTGA
- the psbD gene encoding photosystem II D2 protein (photosystem q(a) protein) has protein sequence MTIAMGRAQAQRGWFDVLDDWLKRDRFVFIGWSGILLFPCAFMAVGGWLTGTTFVTSWYTHGLASSYLEGANFLTVAVSTPANSLGHSLLLLWGPEAQGDLVRWFQLGGLWSFVALHGAFGLIGFMLRQFEVARLVGLRPYNAIAFSAPIAVFVSVFLMYPLGQSSWFFAPSFGVAAIFRFLLFFQGFHNWTLNPFHMMGVAGVLGGALLCAIHGATVENTLFKDGENANTFRAFEPTQAEETYSMVTANRFWSQIFGIAFSNKRWLHFFMLFVPVTGLWMSAVGVVGLGLNLRAYDFVSQEIRAAEDPEFETFYTKNILLNEGIRAWMAPTDQPHEKFVFPEEVLPRGNAL, from the coding sequence ATGACCATAGCAATGGGACGCGCGCAAGCCCAGCGAGGATGGTTCGACGTCCTTGACGACTGGCTAAAGCGCGATCGCTTTGTGTTTATCGGTTGGTCCGGCATCTTGCTGTTCCCCTGCGCCTTCATGGCGGTAGGTGGCTGGCTGACCGGCACCACCTTTGTGACCTCCTGGTACACCCACGGCCTCGCGTCGTCATACCTGGAAGGTGCCAACTTTTTGACCGTTGCCGTTTCTACCCCCGCCAACAGCCTGGGTCATTCCCTGCTGCTGCTGTGGGGTCCCGAAGCCCAGGGCGACCTCGTCCGCTGGTTCCAACTGGGCGGGTTGTGGAGCTTTGTTGCTCTACACGGTGCCTTCGGTCTGATCGGCTTCATGCTCCGACAGTTTGAAGTGGCCCGATTAGTGGGTCTACGGCCGTACAACGCCATCGCCTTCTCGGCACCGATTGCGGTATTTGTCAGCGTCTTTCTGATGTACCCCTTGGGTCAGTCGAGCTGGTTTTTTGCGCCTAGCTTCGGCGTAGCGGCGATTTTCCGATTTCTGCTGTTCTTCCAGGGCTTCCACAACTGGACCTTGAACCCCTTCCACATGATGGGAGTAGCGGGTGTCTTGGGTGGAGCGCTGCTGTGCGCCATTCACGGAGCCACTGTTGAGAACACCTTGTTCAAAGATGGTGAGAACGCGAACACCTTCCGAGCTTTTGAGCCGACCCAGGCTGAAGAGACCTACTCGATGGTGACGGCGAACCGATTCTGGTCGCAGATTTTTGGTATTGCCTTCTCCAACAAGCGCTGGCTGCACTTTTTCATGTTGTTTGTGCCGGTTACCGGCCTGTGGATGAGTGCGGTGGGTGTCGTGGGTCTAGGTCTAAACCTGCGGGCCTACGACTTTGTGTCGCAAGAGATTCGGGCGGCGGAAGACCCCGAGTTTGAGACCTTCTACACCAAGAACATCTTGCTGAACGAAGGTATCCGGGCCTGGATGGCACCGACCGACCAGCCCCATGAGAAGTTTGTATTCCCCGAAGAGGTACTCCCCCGTGGTAACGCTCTCTAG
- a CDS encoding DUF6761 family protein, with amino-acid sequence MLQDPKAVRYYQRITDAFVDQWNRGYRTSELRLYLEGYLAALRHSDALEPYLIHRLEEDTIRYLNDPSNFAIPLPEPEIY; translated from the coding sequence ATGCTTCAGGATCCAAAAGCTGTTCGGTACTATCAGCGCATCACCGACGCCTTCGTCGACCAGTGGAACCGAGGCTATCGCACCAGCGAGCTACGCCTTTACCTCGAAGGCTATTTGGCCGCCTTGCGTCATTCCGATGCCCTCGAACCCTATTTGATTCATCGGCTCGAAGAAGATACTATTCGTTACCTCAACGACCCCTCAAATTTCGCCATTCCCCTGCCCGAACCTGAAATCTATTGA
- a CDS encoding DUF4327 family protein, protein MLQSLHYSIDIIRDEARQLVQKGVVSRQQPIYTLCRHIPAREWALVEAELESSGFLLRDRVGDLMGREDWEND, encoded by the coding sequence ATGCTACAGTCCCTCCACTATTCCATCGACATCATTCGTGACGAAGCTCGACAGCTGGTTCAAAAGGGTGTTGTGAGCCGTCAGCAGCCCATTTATACCCTCTGCCGCCACATTCCGGCGCGAGAGTGGGCCTTGGTAGAGGCCGAGCTAGAGTCTTCGGGGTTCTTGCTGCGCGATCGCGTTGGCGACCTGATGGGCCGCGAAGACTGGGAGAACGACTAA
- the ilvC gene encoding ketol-acid reductoisomerase, with protein MARMYYDSDANLDLLNGKTVAIIGYGSQGHAHALNLKDSGVNVIVGLYEGSRSTAKAEAEGLTVKPVADAVKLADWIMILLPDEVQRTIYKESIAPNLEAGNVLLFAHGFNINFGQIVPPEDVDVVMVAPKGPGHLVRRTYQEGQGVPCLFAVYQDATGQARDRAMAYAKGIGGTRAGILETTFREETETDLFGEQVVLCGGLSELIKAGFETLVNAGYQPELAYFECLHEVKLIVDLVVEGGLAKMRDSISNTAEYGDYTRGPRIITDETRAEMRKVLKEIQTGQFAREFVLESQSGNAGFTAMRRREAEHPIEEVGKDLRAMFSWLKKA; from the coding sequence ATGGCCCGCATGTATTACGACAGTGACGCCAACTTAGACTTGCTCAACGGCAAAACCGTCGCCATTATCGGCTACGGCTCCCAGGGCCATGCCCACGCCCTCAACCTCAAAGACAGCGGCGTCAACGTGATTGTGGGTCTGTACGAAGGCAGCCGCTCCACCGCTAAGGCCGAGGCCGAAGGGCTGACCGTCAAGCCCGTCGCCGATGCCGTCAAGCTGGCCGACTGGATCATGATTTTGCTGCCCGACGAAGTGCAGCGCACCATCTATAAAGAGTCTATTGCCCCCAACCTCGAAGCGGGCAACGTGCTGCTATTTGCCCACGGCTTTAACATCAACTTTGGCCAGATTGTGCCCCCCGAAGATGTCGATGTGGTGATGGTGGCCCCCAAAGGCCCCGGTCACCTGGTGCGCCGCACCTACCAAGAGGGCCAGGGCGTGCCCTGCCTGTTTGCGGTGTATCAAGATGCTACGGGTCAAGCCCGCGATCGCGCCATGGCCTACGCCAAGGGCATCGGCGGCACCCGCGCCGGTATTCTCGAAACCACCTTTAGAGAAGAAACCGAGACTGACCTGTTTGGTGAGCAAGTGGTGCTCTGCGGCGGCCTCAGCGAGCTGATCAAAGCCGGATTCGAAACCCTGGTAAATGCGGGCTACCAGCCCGAGCTGGCTTACTTTGAGTGCCTGCACGAAGTCAAGCTAATTGTGGATCTGGTGGTCGAGGGCGGTCTAGCCAAAATGCGCGACAGCATCTCTAACACCGCTGAGTACGGCGACTACACCCGTGGCCCCCGCATCATCACCGACGAAACCCGTGCCGAAATGCGCAAGGTGCTGAAGGAAATTCAGACCGGCCAGTTTGCCCGCGAGTTTGTGCTCGAAAGCCAGTCGGGTAATGCCGGGTTTACCGCCATGCGCCGCCGCGAAGCCGAGCACCCGATTGAAGAGGTGGGTAAGGATCTGCGGGCCATGTTTAGCTGGCTGAAGAAAGCGTAG
- a CDS encoding DUF427 domain-containing protein, producing the protein MAKATWNGVVLAESDACEVVEGNQYFPPDSLNMDYFKSISKTTGCPWKGTANYYDIVVNGETNAGAAWYYAEPKSAANNIKGYVAFYSNKVKVEV; encoded by the coding sequence ATGGCAAAAGCTACCTGGAACGGCGTTGTACTGGCTGAGAGCGACGCCTGCGAAGTCGTGGAAGGCAACCAATACTTCCCCCCCGACTCGCTGAATATGGACTACTTTAAGTCGATCAGCAAAACCACCGGCTGCCCCTGGAAAGGCACCGCTAACTACTACGACATCGTGGTCAATGGCGAAACCAATGCCGGTGCCGCCTGGTACTACGCCGAGCCCAAATCTGCTGCGAACAACATCAAGGGCTACGTGGCGTTTTACAGCAATAAGGTGAAGGTAGAAGTGTGA